The genomic stretch TCATGAATGTGTTTAGATCTGGAACAAGCAACGATTTCGCTTATATTATGGGGCAACTATCTTTTTTCCTTGTATTTTCAGCCGTAATTTTCTTATTAATTAGAGTTGGATTGAAATGGATTTCTAAAAAAGATACGACAAAAGAAATCCATGATATTGGGCGTAAGTAATGTTTGTTTTTCATACACAATATTGCTTTAAATTTATTTCTTGGTATCTATAATTGTTTGAATTTCAGTAGCTTATTAAATTTCTTGATTAAAAGTTTGAATAAAAATATCTCCTGTTCAAATGTTAATTACGGTATTCCCGTAAGTGGTTATTATTTTAGTTTTATAACTTTATTCTAAATTAACTTTAAATTCTATATCATGTTAAAAAACATTTCAAATTTGGGTTCTGTTTTGAATAAATCTGAACAAAAATCTATTAATGGAGGAAAAGCTAAATGTACTCTAAATTATTTATGGTGTCCACCAGGATGTGTATGTTACGTGGATCAAGTAAATTGTGTACTTGTACAAAAATGCGACACAAACTCTTCTTCTTCTTAAAATTTCGTAAAGCGATCTTCGGATCGCTTTCTTGTTTTATTATTCTACTGATTAAGTGTTAATTACGGTGTTCCCGTAAGTGGTTAATGTTTTGTTTTTGTACTTTTATTATCAAACCAAAACTATCTATCATGAAAAAAAGAAATTTAAAAACATTAAAGCTTAACAAAGATTCTGTTTCTTCATTAGCGAATGAAGTAGTAAAAGGCGGAGCTTTTTCTGACGGTCCAATGTGTCAGACTCAAGAACCCGAATTTTGTAATTGGACATACAATAATTGGTGTTGCGGTGATACTGTTCCAAGATAATTTTCAATATTAAAAGCGATCTTCGGATCGCTTTTCTTTTGCTTTCTGTTTTCATAATTACCGATTTATTAGGCATATTTTAACAATTTGCAGGTCAGAAGTTAATCATGTGTTAAGTAATTATAAATGTGTAACATTCTACATCATATTTCGTCTATTAAGTGTAAATAAAAATTATCATTTAAGCGAAATAATTAAAAAACATTAATATGAAAACAATAAGTAATATAGTACCTGCAGAGACTAAAATAGGAGTCACGACAAAAGTATTCAGTAACTCAAATTCTATTGCATGGAATTTGAAAAGGCGTTTTAGATAATTCTAACTTTTATAAGCGATCTTCGGATCGCTTATTTTTTCACATTAAAAGAACGCTAATTATTTTTTACTCTCCGATTTATTACTACCAATACTACTTCGACCTAAAATATAACCAGAAATACCACCAATTAGCGCAGAAATCTCTTTTCCTCCAAGAACTCCCGTAATTCCGAATAGAATAATAGCAATAATAATAGAGAAAATGGTGATGAATTGTAAACCAGCATCTCCAGAAAAAATCGTTTTTCGAATCTCGTCATCTCTATACGCTATAATAAAAAAGCCAATAATCACAATCGCAACCAAAAGCGCAAATGACCAACTGATTTGCTTTTTAAAATTTTGACTCACATAAGACGTATTATTCAATTCTGTAACCTTTGTTCCAACACTAGAAAGTTGATCCGTTTTCTTTAAAATTTCCTGTACCTTATTTTCAATAATTCTTCGAAATCCTTCGGTTACGGTCATAGATTCCATATCATGTAATTCTTGTCCGCCAACACTTCTGAGCTCAGGAAGTACAATTTTTGACTTAATTTCTTCCAAACGCTGAATATACTCTTTGTGTTTTTTCGAAATAGAATCTAAATTATTCTCTTTAGTATTTAATCGATTGTACTGTCTAATCAATCTTTCAAGACTTTGCGATCGTTCTAACTCAGTAAAAAGCCCGCTGATTTCATACATACTAGCATACATATCTCCAATAATTCGTAACCTTTCATCTTCTAATTTACTAAAATCATTTATATTATTGACATTTTCTTCTAACTCCATAGATTCATTATCTATTTGGGAATAAAGAGGATTGTGAATCATTATTAATGCAATGATAATCAGTAGTTGGGTGGTTAGTTTTTTCATTTTTAAAATAAGTTTATTAGTAAAGTTGAACGTTTGATATATCTATTTTCTAAATGTATTGATTTCTTTCACACTGATACTCTTTTTGTTACAATAACAGAACAGAACCTATTATTTGTAATCATTTATTGAATCTACACGTTTTAAAAGACCACATATGACATTAAGATGTTAAATTTACACAGACAATAAAAAGATTATCTAAAATCTGCGTAATTTCACAATCTAAAATCAAAAGCTTGCCAACACTATCCAAACACATTAGTTCCTGTATTCTACTACTTTTAGGATTTTCAACAACTGTATTTGCGCAGTTTTCCGTTTCCGGAATTGTCATAGATCAATCCAATACAATTCCCTTAGCCAATGCGACAATCACAGATTTTGATACGAAAGTAAGTGTGCAATCTGATGCTAAAGGAAAATTTTCAATCATAACTAAAACAATTGATGTTCGGTTAGTTATTTCATATAAAGGTTATCAAACACAAATTATACAAATCTCATCTGGAGAAAATCCAATCATTGCGTTGTATGCAACTTCAAATGCATTGGACGAAATTGTGATCAACGCGAATACAATCAATCAAAAACTTCAGAAAGCTTCGGAAGCTATTACAATTGTTACTTCATCAGAAATTAACAGTGAAAATACAGTACAATTAGCTCCAATATTAAACAGAGTTCCCGGTGTTTATATGCAAAGTGGTTCGTTAAATACAAACAGAATCACAATCAGAGGAATTGGCGCAAGAAGTCCTTTTGGAACGGCAAACATTCGTGCATATTATGCAGACATTCCATTAACAGACGGAAATGGCGAATCGGCAATTGAAGACTTAGAATTGGCTTCTATTTCGCGCATGGAAATTCACAAAGGTCCGTCTTCAAGTAGTTATGGCGTTGGTTTAGGCGGAACAATTTTGTTATATCCTGAATATGCAAAATTTAATGCGTCAAGCGCGAATATATACAGCACGATTGGAAGTTACGGATTATTCAGAACCGTTGCCAAACTCTCGCATGGTGGCGAAAAAGCGAATGTAAACGTTATTTATAGCAACACACATTCCGATGGTTATCGTGATAACAATTCCTTAGACAAAGCAACTGCGACAATAACAGCTAATTGGTTTATAGATGATAAAAATGAACTTTCGTTTATCGGAAACTACACAAGTCTTAAAGCGTTTATTCCAAGTTCATTAAATAGAGAAGATTACGAAAACTCACCAAGAAATGCCGCAACTTTCTGGAAAAATGCACGTGGTTTTGAAGATTTCAAAAAAACACTATTTGGCATAAACTGGAAACATGATTACAACGAAACATACACACAAAAAACGAGTGTTTTTACAAGTTTCAATAACAATTACGAACCGAGACCTTTCAATATTTTGGAAGAAAAAGCAAGTACTTTTGGCGTACGAACACGTTTATTAGCAACAAAAAACTTTGATGAAAGTTCACTAAAATGGTCGGTTGGCGGCGAATTGTTTTTCAATAATTACAATGGAAAGCAATTTGACAATTTATACCAAGATTTCCCTGATGGAACAGGAAGTGTTGCAGGCGATATCTTATCAAACATAGACGAAAACAGAAACTATTTCAATCTCTTTGCGGAAGCAATTTATACACGAAAAAAACTGTCAATTAGCTTAGGATTACATTTAAATCAAACCAACTATACAGTTGAAAATCAAATTAATACTTCGGAAGGTGAACAAGCGTATAAATTTGACGCGATTATTTCCCCAAAACTTGGAATCAACTATGAAGTTTCAAACAATTTCAATCTATTTGGAAGTGTGGCGCATGGTTTTTCTACACCAACCACGGAAGAAACATTATTGCCCAATGGCGTTTTTAATCCAAACATAAAAGCAGCACGTGGCTGGAATTTTGAAATTGGTTCTCGTTTTCATACAACTAACAGAAAATTATCAGGTTCAGTTTCCATCTATACAATGGCTGTGAGCGATTTATTAGTGAATCGCAGAACTGAAACAGATCAAAACATAACACTTAACGCAGGAAAAACTTCGCATAACGGAATTGAAGCTGCAATTCGGTATGAACTCTTTAAAAGTGAGCATTTCACGCTCAATTCGCATGTAAATGCAAGCATAAACGATTACACATTCAAAGAATTTACGGAAACAACTGCAAATTTTTCTGGTAATGACTTAACAGGAGTTCCAAAATCTGTTGTAAATTTAGGAATTGAAATAACAACGACGAAAGGTTTTTATGGACGACTCGATTTTCAAGCCGTTGGAAAAATGCCCGCGAATGATGAAAATAGCGTTTATAGTGAAGCTTTTGAGTTGTTAAATGGTAAAATTGGCTATCAAAATACAATTGGTTCTCAGTTTTCCTATGACATTTCGCTTGGCGCGAATAATATTTTTGACACCAAATACGTATCACAATTACAAGTAAATGCATTTGGAAATGACACAAATGCACGTTATTTTTATCCTGGACTTCCGTTGAATGCATATGGCGGAATTCAATTAAATTATAGATTTTAAAACTTAACTATACAACCATGAAATTATCAATACGTTTACTCATCTTAGCTGGATTGTTCTTTATTTCTTGTGGAAAAAAACAAAAAGAAGTTGCGAAAGTAGAAATTGAACCTGAAATTCCATTAGTTGCTGTTCAAACAACAGAAGAAATTGTAACAGATCAACAAAACTACACGACCGAATTAGTCGTTGACGGAATTGATATTCCGTGGGGAATGACTTGGTTGCCCGACGGAAGTATGTTGATAACGGAACGAGCAGGAACGTTGTATCATGTAAAAGACGGAAACAAAACAGCGATTAAAAATGTGCCTGAAGTTTTTGCGAAAAATCAAGGCGGATTGTTAGATATAACATTGCATCCAAAGTACACTGAAAATGGCTGGATTTACATCACATATTCTATCGTAGCTAAAAAAGGAAATGGAAGTCATACGGCGTTAATCAGAGCAAAATTGAAAGATAATGCGTTAGTGTCAATTGAAAAATTATATCAAGGAAGTCCAAATATAAAAACGGCGCATCATTTTGGTTCGCGAATTGTGTTTGACAATGACGGTTATGTTTATTTTTCTATTGGCGATCGCGGAAAACGTGACGAAAATCCACAAGATATCACAAAAGATGGCGGAAAAGTATATCGTTTGCACGATGATGGACGCGTTCCGACAGACAATCCTTTTGTTGGAGAGAAAGATGCAAAAACAGCTATTTACTCGTACGGACATCGGAATCCGCAAGGAATGGCGTTACATCCGCGAACAGGACAAATTTG from Kordia antarctica encodes the following:
- a CDS encoding TonB-dependent receptor, with product MPTLSKHISSCILLLLGFSTTVFAQFSVSGIVIDQSNTIPLANATITDFDTKVSVQSDAKGKFSIITKTIDVRLVISYKGYQTQIIQISSGENPIIALYATSNALDEIVINANTINQKLQKASEAITIVTSSEINSENTVQLAPILNRVPGVYMQSGSLNTNRITIRGIGARSPFGTANIRAYYADIPLTDGNGESAIEDLELASISRMEIHKGPSSSSYGVGLGGTILLYPEYAKFNASSANIYSTIGSYGLFRTVAKLSHGGEKANVNVIYSNTHSDGYRDNNSLDKATATITANWFIDDKNELSFIGNYTSLKAFIPSSLNREDYENSPRNAATFWKNARGFEDFKKTLFGINWKHDYNETYTQKTSVFTSFNNNYEPRPFNILEEKASTFGVRTRLLATKNFDESSLKWSVGGELFFNNYNGKQFDNLYQDFPDGTGSVAGDILSNIDENRNYFNLFAEAIYTRKKLSISLGLHLNQTNYTVENQINTSEGEQAYKFDAIISPKLGINYEVSNNFNLFGSVAHGFSTPTTEETLLPNGVFNPNIKAARGWNFEIGSRFHTTNRKLSGSVSIYTMAVSDLLVNRRTETDQNITLNAGKTSHNGIEAAIRYELFKSEHFTLNSHVNASINDYTFKEFTETTANFSGNDLTGVPKSVVNLGIEITTTKGFYGRLDFQAVGKMPANDENSVYSEAFELLNGKIGYQNTIGSQFSYDISLGANNIFDTKYVSQLQVNAFGNDTNARYFYPGLPLNAYGGIQLNYRF